The Lactuca sativa cultivar Salinas chromosome 2, Lsat_Salinas_v11, whole genome shotgun sequence genome includes a window with the following:
- the LOC128132085 gene encoding uncharacterized protein LOC128132085, translating to MCESLNSKIVKGRDKPIISCLEFIREYIMRKIVMVQKEIDKANGPLTPTATKTLEKIKERAAQCRAVFCGNGKYQVTSEGTNQYVVNMDQQTCSCNRWELTGIPCKHSIAAIWDMRLNNENVGIPETWVHPTYWLKTWKEMYVFKVEPINGRLLWEKSTCPTKLIPPKYRVPIGRPKKKRRRSATEDDGVSTKWKSVTCTKCGNVGHNGRTCKGQSQTGNGTGEGAAGNTTGEGAAGSSGGVQNGVGNKGKSPML from the coding sequence ATGTGTGAGAGTTTGAATAGCAAGATAGTGAAGGGTCGTGATAAGCCAATTATCAGTTGCTTGGAGTTTATTAGGGAGTATATCATGAGGAAAATTGTCATGGTTCAAAAAGAAATTGATAAAGCTAATGGCCCATTAACTCCTACAGCCACTAAGACCCTTGAAAAAATTAAAGAAAGGGCAGCACAGTGTAGGGCAGTGTTCTGTGGCAATGGGAAGTACCAGGTTACAAGTGAAGGTACTAATCAGTATGTGGTTAATATGGACCAACAAACTTGTTCATGTAATAGGTGGGAACTGACAGGCATACCCTGCAAACATAGTATAGCAGCTATATGGGATATGAGGCTCAACAATGAAAATGTTGGAATACCTGAGACATGGGTACACCCAACTTATTGGCTCAAGACATGGAAAGAAATGTATGTCTTCAAAGTTGAACCTATTAATGGGAGGTTATTGTGGGAAAAAAGCACATGTCCTACCAAGTTGATACCACCAAAGTATCGTGTCCCTATTGGCAGACCAAAAAAAAAGAGAAGAAGATCTGCAACAGAAGATGATGGAGTGTCCACAAAATGGAAATCTGTAACATGCACAAAATGTGGAAATGTGGGCCATAATGGAAGGACCTGCAAGGGACAATCACAGACTGGGAATGGAACAGGAGAAGGTGCAGCAGGGAATACAACAGGAGAAGGTGCAGCAGGTAGCAGTGGTGGTGTACAAAATGGAGTTGGGAACAAAGGAAAAAGCCCCATGCTTTGA